ACCGAAGTCGTTCAGGTAAACCACCGCGGCAATTGGCTCTTCGTCAAGGTCCACGCTGATAACGGCACAATGGGGGTCGGCGAGGCTTCCCACGGTAAAGATGATAACAGCGTTCGACATATTATTGATACCCTCAAACCCGCGCTCGTCGGATGGAACCCGTTTCAACTGGAGGCATTCCGCCAACGTTTCTACCGAGACACTGAAAGCCATACCTATCATACCGCACTCAGCGGAATTGAGCAGGCGATGTTCGATCTCGCTGGCAAGGCATTAGACGTACCAAGCTATCAACTGTTAGGTGGCAAGTGCCGAGAAAAGATTCGTCTCTACGCGAATATCAACCGCGCAACCGTGGATCGCAGCCCTTCCGGATTCGCTAACAATGCCGAGCACGCCGTTGCTGAAGGTTTTACCGCCATAAAATGCGCACCTTTTGACGATGTTTCAGTCGCTAATATTTCGCGCGGGAGTCTAACACCCGCTATCTGTCTCGGTATTGACCGCATCCGCACAATTCGCGCCATTATCGGTGGCGACATTGACCTGATGGTGGATTGCCACAGCCGTTTTAATCCAGGTATCATCATCCAGGTCGCAAAAGAGTTAGAAGACCTACACCTCTTCTGGATTGAGGACGTTATCCCGTTGGATAATTTGGATGCCTTCGCACATATAAGTCGCTCCATCGGGATCCCGATCGCAACCGGTGAACGTTTACGGACCCTCACGGACTTTGATAGATTGCTAACCCAAACACATGTTGACTACATCTTGCCAGATGTCAAACATGTCGGCGGACTTTCCGGACTCAAGAAAATAGCCACGCTCGCCGCGGCGCGAAACATTAGCGTAACACCCCACAATCCGAGCGGGCCTGTCGCAACCGCTGCCAGCGTGCAATGTATGGCAAGTGTGCCAAATTTCGCAATCCTTGAATACGCGTGGGGAGAAGTCGAGTGGCGCGCCTCACTTACTGAACCACCGGAGAAAATAGTTAATGGATCTATTGAAGTACCTGACCGGGCCGGGTTAGGCATCACATTATAGCAAACCTAAACATATCAGGAGGAAGAAAATGATATTCAGCGATATTGGAAACCTGAAAATTACACCAAAACTTGTTACCCTTTTTCTCTTGCTGAGTGTTGTTACAGTCATCGGATGTATCGGAAGTCTACAGACAACGACAACTCAACCAGAAACCGATGAAGCCACATCGGCTGCAGAAACGGAAACCCCCACTGCCCTCGCAGAACTCCAACTTTCAACGCCTAAAACGAATTATGCTGCGAAGGA
The DNA window shown above is from Candidatus Poribacteria bacterium and carries:
- a CDS encoding mandelate racemase/muconate lactonizing enzyme family protein; this translates as MPRHATLSHTHMQTLKITDIETEVVQVNHRGNWLFVKVHADNGTMGVGEASHGKDDNSVRHIIDTLKPALVGWNPFQLEAFRQRFYRDTESHTYHTALSGIEQAMFDLAGKALDVPSYQLLGGKCREKIRLYANINRATVDRSPSGFANNAEHAVAEGFTAIKCAPFDDVSVANISRGSLTPAICLGIDRIRTIRAIIGGDIDLMVDCHSRFNPGIIIQVAKELEDLHLFWIEDVIPLDNLDAFAHISRSIGIPIATGERLRTLTDFDRLLTQTHVDYILPDVKHVGGLSGLKKIATLAAARNISVTPHNPSGPVATAASVQCMASVPNFAILEYAWGEVEWRASLTEPPEKIVNGSIEVPDRAGLGITL